In Thermococcus thioreducens, a genomic segment contains:
- a CDS encoding sodium/proline symporter, with protein sequence MNAGILLGFLVYLALLAYIGWWANRYTKTEDQYFVGGRRVHVLAATLSDKASDFSGWLMLGYPGAAFKSGLGAFWAAIGCLFGTLADYVLIGPRLRIYAGKFRAITVPDYLEARLKDDTKLIRILSALIIIIFMTAYVAAQFTAGGKTFAEGFGISDNMGILITVIILTAYVITGGFFAVVWTDVVQATFMLLTLIIVPFLALSKIGGFERATEIIASADPTKLHPFGGATGLAAIVFAIGYASWIVGYLGQPHIVTRYMSVEDPRKLRRPGIFISGTWTILVLWGAFFAGFLGFAMYQAGILQVSDPEKVIPAMAVELMPSWLAGFVIAGIISAVMSTADSQLLVASSAIARDFYHKVLGKELGKKQMVNISRLVVAGVALVGLWFAITGPKVIYQMVATAWGGLAVGFGPILTLSLWWKRATKEGAIVGMAYGLVSEVLLEAKVYGWAFNPDAPGFFGTIGGWFNGIPVFFINFFVTLVVIIIVSLLTKPPEDAVKLHEEIFRKVPIEGTGKKTITETRAKSQVENVAEFVLAKGLA encoded by the coding sequence ATGAACGCCGGAATACTCCTCGGTTTCCTCGTTTACCTGGCTCTGCTGGCCTACATCGGCTGGTGGGCCAACAGATACACCAAGACAGAGGACCAGTACTTCGTCGGCGGTAGAAGGGTTCACGTCTTAGCCGCGACGCTCTCGGACAAGGCCAGTGATTTCAGCGGCTGGCTGATGCTGGGCTATCCAGGAGCGGCTTTTAAGAGCGGCCTCGGTGCCTTCTGGGCGGCCATCGGCTGTCTCTTCGGCACCCTCGCCGATTACGTCCTCATTGGCCCGAGGCTGAGAATCTACGCGGGTAAATTCAGGGCCATAACTGTCCCTGACTACCTTGAAGCCAGGCTCAAGGACGACACCAAGCTGATAAGAATACTGAGTGCCCTGATAATCATCATCTTCATGACGGCTTATGTGGCCGCCCAGTTCACTGCAGGAGGCAAGACCTTCGCGGAGGGCTTCGGCATAAGCGACAACATGGGGATACTCATTACCGTCATCATACTGACGGCCTACGTCATCACCGGTGGATTCTTCGCGGTCGTGTGGACCGACGTCGTTCAGGCCACGTTTATGCTGCTGACGCTTATTATAGTCCCCTTCCTTGCGCTGTCAAAAATAGGAGGCTTTGAGAGGGCCACGGAGATAATAGCCTCAGCTGACCCAACGAAGCTCCACCCCTTCGGGGGCGCCACCGGACTCGCCGCCATAGTCTTCGCCATAGGCTATGCCTCGTGGATAGTCGGCTACCTCGGCCAGCCCCACATAGTCACCCGTTACATGAGCGTTGAAGACCCGAGGAAGCTCAGGAGGCCGGGCATATTCATCAGCGGCACATGGACGATACTCGTCCTCTGGGGAGCGTTCTTTGCAGGATTCCTTGGATTTGCCATGTATCAGGCTGGAATACTGCAGGTCAGCGATCCGGAGAAGGTCATTCCCGCTATGGCGGTTGAGCTCATGCCGAGCTGGCTTGCGGGCTTCGTCATAGCCGGTATAATCTCTGCGGTCATGAGTACGGCAGATTCACAGCTCCTCGTCGCTTCCTCGGCCATAGCGAGGGACTTCTACCACAAGGTTCTCGGCAAGGAGCTCGGGAAGAAGCAGATGGTCAACATATCAAGGCTCGTCGTTGCCGGCGTTGCCCTCGTCGGCCTCTGGTTCGCCATCACCGGCCCGAAGGTCATCTACCAGATGGTCGCAACGGCCTGGGGAGGTTTAGCCGTCGGCTTCGGTCCGATACTCACCCTGAGCCTCTGGTGGAAGAGGGCCACCAAGGAGGGAGCAATAGTCGGAATGGCCTACGGTCTGGTCAGCGAGGTTCTCCTGGAGGCCAAGGTGTACGGCTGGGCATTCAACCCGGACGCTCCAGGCTTCTTTGGAACAATTGGTGGCTGGTTCAACGGCATACCGGTGTTCTTCATCAACTTCTTCGTGACGCTGGTGGTAATAATAATCGTCAGCCTCCTCACCAAGCCGCCGGAGGACGCCGTCAAGCTCCACGAGGAGATATTCAGAAAGGTTCCCATCGAGGGAACCGGCAAGAAGACCATCACCGAGACCAGGGCCAAGAGCCAGGTAGAGAACGTTGCCGAGTTCGTTCTCGCCAAGGGGCTCGCCTGA
- a CDS encoding FAD-dependent oxidoreductase, whose amino-acid sequence MRPLDLTGKDPSRRVTIYFEGQPLEAYEGEKLTVALLANGIYWLTTSTEGRKRGAFTFGPVPVVLNGIKNINGRKTKVKDGMRIERQNYGEFQETVEIDEGKPVERLVVDVAVIGGGPAGIGAVLEVQEHLTAAIIEEKGWLGGDLWLKGLPQEGFGDPKKAVKELTGKFNENVRVFKGTIALGVFDKGEYFLVPIVTGKNQLIELMAKRVVLAVGAVDNILLFENNEFPGVFRRDFALEVMNVWGVAPGKKVAVVGSRPEDIVPELERWGIEYVIVPNPKRVEGSERVERLIDMNGHVYEVDAVIVSDGRRPDINPITQAGGKLKFKRGYYMPVLDSRHRIRDGIYVAGSAVSIKPHYANYLEGRLVGAYILREFGFDSNPCLYEEKLKEYEPIPMAVHRIPFESLNLEDVQICGCDVSLKKVDDVVRSGITDLQIIKRLTHLAMGFCQGRFCLFNGAVVVSQRTGSDMSHIDLPVARPPLKNVRMKVTAEGVKEYAE is encoded by the coding sequence ATGAGACCGCTCGACCTGACAGGGAAAGACCCTTCTAGAAGGGTTACAATCTACTTTGAAGGTCAGCCCCTGGAAGCCTACGAAGGGGAAAAGCTCACCGTTGCCCTCCTGGCCAACGGGATATACTGGCTAACGACCAGCACGGAGGGCAGGAAAAGGGGAGCGTTCACCTTCGGCCCGGTTCCGGTTGTTCTCAACGGGATCAAAAACATCAACGGGAGGAAGACCAAGGTCAAGGACGGCATGAGGATAGAGCGCCAGAACTACGGAGAGTTCCAAGAAACTGTGGAGATCGACGAGGGCAAGCCCGTTGAGAGGCTGGTCGTTGACGTGGCGGTCATTGGCGGGGGGCCTGCAGGGATAGGTGCAGTACTTGAGGTTCAGGAGCACCTAACCGCGGCAATAATCGAGGAGAAGGGCTGGCTCGGAGGAGACCTGTGGCTCAAGGGCCTGCCCCAGGAAGGGTTCGGTGACCCAAAGAAGGCCGTTAAAGAGCTCACCGGAAAATTCAATGAAAACGTCCGGGTGTTTAAAGGCACGATAGCCCTCGGCGTCTTCGACAAGGGCGAGTATTTCCTGGTGCCGATAGTTACCGGGAAAAACCAGCTCATCGAGCTGATGGCCAAGCGCGTCGTTCTTGCCGTTGGTGCGGTTGACAACATCCTCCTCTTCGAGAACAACGAGTTCCCTGGTGTTTTCAGGCGCGATTTCGCCCTTGAGGTCATGAACGTCTGGGGTGTCGCCCCGGGAAAGAAAGTAGCAGTGGTGGGCAGCAGGCCCGAGGATATAGTCCCAGAACTTGAACGCTGGGGAATTGAGTACGTGATAGTGCCCAATCCAAAGCGCGTTGAGGGGAGCGAGAGAGTCGAGAGGCTCATCGACATGAACGGGCACGTTTACGAGGTGGATGCTGTCATCGTCTCCGACGGGAGGAGGCCGGACATCAACCCGATAACCCAGGCCGGCGGAAAGCTGAAGTTCAAGCGCGGCTACTACATGCCCGTCCTCGACTCCCGGCACAGGATACGCGACGGCATATACGTCGCCGGGAGTGCGGTCTCCATAAAGCCGCACTACGCAAACTACCTTGAGGGAAGGCTTGTCGGGGCGTACATTCTCAGGGAGTTCGGCTTTGATTCAAACCCGTGCCTTTACGAAGAAAAGCTGAAGGAGTACGAACCGATTCCTATGGCGGTTCACCGGATACCCTTCGAGAGCTTAAACCTTGAGGACGTCCAGATATGCGGCTGCGACGTTTCCCTGAAGAAGGTCGACGATGTTGTTAGGAGCGGGATAACAGACCTGCAGATAATCAAGCGCCTTACCCACCTCGCGATGGGCTTCTGCCAGGGACGCTTCTGCCTCTTCAACGGGGCAGTGGTGGTCTCGCAGAGAACGGGCTCAGATATGAGCCACATCGACCTTCCTGTGGCCAGGCCGCCGCTGAAGAACGTCAGGATGAAGGTCACTGCCGAGGGGGTGAAAGAATATGCCGAGTAA
- a CDS encoding NAD(P)/FAD-dependent oxidoreductase, with translation MPSKELPGRSEIVIIGGGIVGVTLAHELARRGEEVTVIEKRFIGSGSTFRCGTGIRQQFNDEANVQVMKRSVELWKRYSEEYGFSFEQTGYLFLLYDDDEVAEFKENIAIQNRFGVPTRLITPEEAKEIVPLLDISEVIAASWNPTDGKADPFYATAAFALNAERFGAKLVEYTEVKDFITENGEIKGLKTSRGVIKTGIVVNATNAWAKLINAMAGIKTHIPIEPYKHQAVITQPIKKGAIKPMVISFKYGHAYLTQTAHGGIVGGVGYELGPTYDLNPTYEFMREVSYYFTKIVPALRELLILRTWAGYYAKTPDSNPAIGKIEELDDYYIAAGFSGHGFMMAPAVAEMVADLITRGGTSLPVEWYDPYRFERGELRGQALQMG, from the coding sequence ATGCCGAGTAAAGAGCTCCCCGGGAGGAGTGAGATAGTTATCATCGGCGGGGGAATCGTCGGCGTAACCCTCGCCCACGAGCTTGCCAGGCGCGGTGAGGAGGTCACGGTAATAGAGAAGCGCTTCATCGGTTCCGGCTCGACCTTCCGCTGTGGGACGGGGATAAGGCAGCAGTTCAACGACGAAGCCAACGTCCAGGTCATGAAGCGCTCCGTCGAGCTGTGGAAGCGCTATAGCGAGGAGTACGGCTTCTCCTTCGAGCAGACCGGCTACCTCTTCCTGCTCTACGACGACGATGAGGTTGCCGAGTTCAAGGAGAACATAGCGATACAGAACCGCTTCGGCGTCCCCACGAGGCTCATAACTCCCGAGGAGGCCAAGGAGATAGTCCCGCTCCTCGACATAAGCGAGGTTATCGCCGCTTCCTGGAACCCCACCGACGGAAAGGCAGACCCCTTCTATGCCACGGCTGCCTTTGCCCTCAACGCCGAGCGCTTTGGCGCCAAGCTCGTTGAGTACACCGAGGTCAAGGACTTCATAACCGAGAACGGCGAGATTAAAGGTCTGAAGACGAGCAGGGGAGTCATAAAGACGGGCATCGTTGTGAACGCCACCAACGCGTGGGCCAAGCTCATCAACGCGATGGCCGGGATAAAGACCCACATACCGATAGAGCCCTACAAGCACCAGGCGGTGATAACCCAGCCCATCAAGAAAGGGGCCATCAAGCCTATGGTCATCTCCTTCAAATATGGCCACGCATACCTCACCCAGACGGCCCACGGCGGCATCGTTGGAGGCGTTGGTTACGAGCTCGGGCCAACCTACGACCTCAACCCAACCTATGAGTTTATGCGCGAGGTGAGCTACTACTTCACCAAGATAGTTCCCGCCCTGAGGGAACTCCTCATACTGAGGACGTGGGCGGGCTACTACGCCAAGACTCCCGACAGCAACCCGGCGATAGGAAAGATCGAGGAACTGGACGACTACTATATTGCAGCAGGCTTCAGCGGTCACGGCTTCATGATGGCGCCGGCGGTGGCGGAGATGGTCGCCGACCTCATAACCAGGGGAGGAACCAGCCTACCAGTTGAATGGTACGACCCGTACCGCTTCGAAAGGGGAGAACTCCGCGGACAGGCGCTCCAGATGGGCTGA
- a CDS encoding RNA-guided endonuclease InsQ/TnpB family protein, with protein MKRTVTVKLQPSKTQEKALFELSDISAKAWNRANHLRRQEYFQGTPIDFLKTQKTVYEEFKREIGSVTVQQICRKNAEAWRSFFSLLRKKRNGELPNWFKPKPPNYLKEDGRRKALIVLRNDQYRIEGNKLVLKGLGKFKRLEIQFKGRIHLKGKRGRLEITYDEVKRKWYAHISVTVKEKLEGGEWIEFPRIPKGNLSAGIDLGVNNLMAVYVESGESFLVNGRPLKSIDFYWRRRIADYQSKLNKNGAKTSRKLKRMHERAKLQAKHYINTAVRQTVRRLYELGVSKIVIGYPKGIARNSDKGKKQNFILSHVWRFNYMIKRLTEVAEEYGIRVLVVNEAFTSKTCPVCGKPHKGARFVRGLFKCPATGLIFNADLVGAFNILRKVVETITPNLGGLYAQGRGNRPKTGPEGLEEPVLMGSLMRTPRTSPHGV; from the coding sequence ATGAAACGGACGGTAACAGTCAAACTCCAGCCCTCAAAAACCCAAGAGAAAGCCCTTTTCGAGTTATCAGATATTAGCGCTAAGGCTTGGAACAGAGCAAACCACCTGAGGAGACAGGAATACTTTCAGGGAACCCCCATTGACTTCCTGAAAACTCAGAAAACCGTTTATGAGGAGTTTAAACGGGAAATCGGTTCAGTCACAGTCCAACAAATCTGTCGCAAAAACGCCGAGGCATGGCGTTCGTTTTTCTCCCTCCTGCGGAAGAAGCGGAATGGAGAACTCCCCAACTGGTTCAAACCAAAACCACCAAACTATCTCAAAGAAGATGGGAGGAGAAAAGCCTTAATCGTTCTCAGAAACGACCAGTACAGGATTGAGGGGAACAAGCTGGTTCTCAAAGGCCTTGGCAAATTCAAACGCCTTGAAATCCAGTTCAAGGGCAGAATTCATTTGAAAGGCAAGCGAGGGCGTTTAGAAATAACTTATGACGAGGTTAAACGCAAATGGTACGCTCACATCAGCGTTACGGTGAAGGAAAAACTCGAAGGCGGGGAGTGGATTGAATTCCCGAGAATTCCAAAGGGAAACCTCTCCGCTGGGATAGACTTGGGAGTGAACAACTTAATGGCCGTTTACGTGGAGAGTGGAGAAAGCTTTCTTGTGAATGGGAGACCTCTCAAAAGCATTGACTTCTACTGGCGGAGGAGAATAGCGGACTACCAGTCCAAACTCAATAAGAATGGAGCTAAAACAAGTAGGAAACTCAAAAGAATGCACGAGAGGGCCAAACTTCAGGCAAAGCACTACATTAACACTGCTGTGAGGCAAACTGTCAGGAGGCTTTACGAATTGGGAGTTTCTAAGATTGTGATCGGCTATCCTAAGGGAATAGCTCGGAACTCTGATAAGGGTAAGAAGCAGAATTTTATCCTCTCTCACGTCTGGCGGTTCAATTACATGATTAAACGCCTTACTGAAGTTGCTGAGGAGTATGGTATTCGGGTTTTGGTTGTTAATGAGGCTTTCACTTCGAAGACATGCCCCGTTTGTGGGAAGCCTCACAAAGGGGCTCGCTTTGTTAGAGGATTGTTTAAGTGTCCCGCAACGGGGCTTATCTTTAACGCGGATTTAGTTGGTGCTTTTAACATTTTGAGGAAGGTTGTGGAAACCATAACCCCGAACTTGGGTGGCCTATACGCCCAAGGGAGGGGTAACCGGCCTAAG